CGGAACACATCCACAGCAATGAGATAATCTTTTTGCGAATAGTACGCCTCACCCACCCAATACACAGCATTCGGTGTAAGCGGATCCCGCGGAAATTCTGTTAAAAATTCTTCAAGACGTTCACGTCCTTCTACGTAGCGCCCTTTTTCAAGCAACTCTAGCCCGTGCTTATACATGGAGGTCGAACCTGTTTTCTTTGCAGGAGGCCGCACTGTTTTTTTAGGAACCGGAACATCAGAATGCTGAGCAACAACGCGCGGCGCAGAGCTTGGCTGCGCATCTTTTGCCGTTGGGGAAGGTGTGGAAACCTCTTGCGATGAAGAAGGCACGGATGCTGCCGCTGCCTGAGGAGAAGACGCCTCGGACGGCTGGGCAGAAGAACTTGCCTTTTCGTCTACTTGTGGCTGGGCAGAAGACTTTGTGAAAGGGTGTACAGGGCTGTCCGCATTAGTAGGAGCAGGAGGTGTTGCTGCTTCCGCTACTGAAGGCTTGGCCGATGTTTCATCTTCAAGTTGCTGTTCGTCTGCAACAGCCTGCGAGTCTGCTTCATCCGCATTTTTTGTTGCAGGTTGTGCAGATTCATTTGCAGACGGTTCAGGATCGCCGTCATTGTCAACGCTTGTAGCGGCCGCTGTATTTGCGCCATCTGTTG
This sequence is a window from Halodesulfovibrio aestuarii DSM 17919 = ATCC 29578. Protein-coding genes within it:
- the ybgF gene encoding tol-pal system protein YbgF — its product is MKRRLFVGSIILVCCGCSTASMHTEVASTKWRMENLEQRFLDFRERAALREAGLSTRIAKLEKQLGLPVPTQEEMIAESVQLTPEVHVFSPTDGANTAAATSVDNDGDPEPSANESAQPATKNADEADSQAVADEQQLEDETSAKPSVAEAATPPAPTNADSPVHPFTKSSAQPQVDEKASSSAQPSEASSPQAAAASVPSSSQEVSTPSPTAKDAQPSSAPRVVAQHSDVPVPKKTVRPPAKKTGSTSMYKHGLELLEKGRYVEGRERLEEFLTEFPRDPLTPNAVYWVGEAYYSQKDYLIAVDVFREVLNRFPESSKAKSAMLKIGYSFERMNELSEARRYLLKVVEKYPKSNEARLARKMLSGI